The proteins below are encoded in one region of Sulfolobus islandicus Y.N.15.51:
- a CDS encoding hemerythrin domain-containing protein, translating to MISLILTLDHRRLEGLVEDFLANPSLSLYTMMWKAYTNHIYWEEEILFKKITDTSFLAIIRSLEIEHGSMWILLKQTEELLKSNEIEGAKDKIREFMRVLLEHDGAEEGSVYQFLESLSDEEQAKLVLEDIELAEPPSDWKCHAIT from the coding sequence ATGATATCACTTATTTTAACATTAGATCATAGGAGACTTGAGGGTTTGGTAGAGGATTTTTTAGCAAATCCTAGTCTTTCTCTTTATACCATGATGTGGAAAGCGTATACTAATCATATTTATTGGGAAGAGGAAATTCTATTTAAAAAGATTACAGATACTTCTTTTCTTGCCATCATAAGAAGCTTGGAGATAGAGCATGGAAGCATGTGGATCTTATTAAAACAAACAGAGGAGTTATTGAAATCTAATGAGATTGAAGGAGCGAAAGATAAAATAAGGGAGTTTATGAGAGTACTTTTAGAACACGATGGTGCTGAAGAGGGAAGTGTGTATCAGTTTCTTGAATCATTATCCGATGAGGAACAAGCTAAGTTAGTCTTGGAAGATATAGAGTTAGCGGAACCACCTAGTGATTGGAAATGTCACGCAATCACCTAA
- a CDS encoding acetate--CoA ligase family protein: MSDLNYLFKPRSIAVVGASRYKEKVGNVIFRNLLSTFHGKLYPVNAKAEDVEGVKAFKSVKEIPDDIDLGIITVPREIVPQVMEELVEKGVRASIVITAGFREVGEEKLENEVIGIARKGGIRVLGPNTFGIITPEFNATFTYTDVKRGNIGLVVQSGGLGVYMLNWAQKYRIGISYMVSLGNQADVKEYEVINYLSRDAETRAIFVYLEGVSDGNAFLETLPEATRRKPVVFLKGGVTNSGASAAKTHTGSLAGSFEVFKAAVKTVGGILVENLHDMLNLAKILMYSEPISEEILVITNSGGHGVLVSDEIDRNKLRLVEIPEWMKKELTKILPPTSLPKNPLDLTGDADKERYYNALKIVSNLDCTKLIIVQSLPMVSCSDVARTVSNFKGKGVIGVTMGLDEDMALKILETTGIPGYTFPEDAVKAIRYYTSRPTPRRKIRTIQPIEAALELVKGKKTLKDFEALKLMEIYGIRTPKWGLATNENEAQNVADNIGFPVVMKISPDTPVHKTEMKGVVVNVEKEDVKKVYSELSKITSRVLIQQQLNGLEIFVGGLKDPAFGHVVLVGSGGIYVEVLKNVAYALSPVYEDEAQELLVESKIHDMLYARKRGYDENSLIRTITRVSRMIVDLNVKEMDINPLFVNENGAFAVDVRIVLE, from the coding sequence ATGAGCGATCTGAACTACTTGTTTAAGCCTAGAAGCATTGCAGTTGTTGGTGCGTCAAGGTATAAGGAGAAAGTTGGGAATGTTATATTCAGAAATTTACTCTCCACATTTCATGGTAAACTATACCCAGTTAACGCTAAGGCTGAAGACGTTGAAGGAGTAAAAGCCTTTAAGAGCGTAAAGGAAATCCCAGACGATATTGACCTAGGCATAATTACTGTTCCAAGAGAGATTGTTCCTCAAGTAATGGAGGAATTAGTAGAAAAAGGAGTAAGAGCTTCCATAGTTATAACTGCAGGATTTAGAGAGGTTGGAGAGGAAAAATTGGAAAATGAGGTAATAGGCATTGCACGAAAAGGAGGGATTAGGGTTCTAGGACCAAACACCTTTGGGATTATTACACCAGAATTTAATGCAACATTTACTTATACCGACGTAAAGAGGGGAAACATTGGCCTAGTAGTTCAAAGTGGTGGGCTAGGAGTTTACATGCTAAACTGGGCTCAGAAGTATAGGATAGGGATAAGTTACATGGTTAGTTTAGGTAATCAGGCTGATGTAAAGGAATATGAAGTTATTAACTACTTATCTAGGGATGCTGAGACAAGGGCAATATTCGTTTATTTGGAAGGAGTTTCAGATGGAAACGCCTTTCTTGAGACTCTACCAGAGGCAACCAGAAGAAAACCGGTAGTATTTTTGAAAGGAGGGGTTACCAATAGTGGGGCATCAGCTGCTAAAACTCACACTGGTAGTTTAGCTGGATCATTTGAGGTGTTTAAGGCTGCAGTTAAGACGGTTGGTGGGATTTTAGTGGAGAATCTTCATGACATGTTGAACTTGGCTAAGATATTAATGTACTCTGAACCGATAAGTGAAGAAATCCTGGTTATAACTAATTCTGGTGGACATGGCGTATTAGTTTCGGATGAGATAGATAGAAACAAGCTAAGGCTTGTGGAAATTCCAGAATGGATGAAGAAGGAACTAACTAAAATACTCCCACCAACATCCCTTCCTAAAAATCCCCTAGACCTAACTGGAGATGCCGATAAGGAGAGATATTATAATGCGCTAAAAATAGTTAGCAATTTAGATTGTACTAAATTGATAATAGTACAATCGTTACCCATGGTGAGTTGTAGTGACGTTGCTAGAACTGTGTCGAATTTTAAAGGAAAAGGAGTAATTGGCGTAACCATGGGCCTAGATGAGGATATGGCGTTAAAAATATTGGAGACAACTGGTATTCCAGGCTATACTTTTCCGGAAGATGCGGTAAAGGCAATTAGATATTACACTTCTAGACCAACACCCAGAAGAAAGATAAGGACTATACAGCCAATTGAGGCTGCCTTAGAGTTGGTTAAGGGGAAGAAGACTCTTAAGGATTTTGAGGCCTTAAAACTTATGGAAATTTACGGGATTAGGACTCCAAAATGGGGACTAGCAACAAATGAGAATGAGGCACAAAACGTTGCAGATAACATAGGTTTTCCAGTTGTAATGAAGATATCTCCAGATACACCAGTTCATAAAACAGAAATGAAAGGTGTTGTAGTAAACGTTGAGAAAGAAGACGTTAAGAAGGTTTACAGCGAGTTGTCAAAGATAACTAGTAGAGTGTTAATTCAACAGCAGTTAAATGGATTGGAAATATTTGTGGGAGGTTTAAAGGATCCGGCGTTTGGCCACGTTGTGTTAGTAGGCAGCGGCGGAATCTACGTTGAAGTACTCAAGAACGTAGCCTATGCGCTTTCACCAGTTTATGAGGACGAGGCACAAGAGTTATTAGTAGAGAGTAAGATTCACGACATGCTGTATGCACGAAAGAGGGGATATGATGAGAACTCGTTAATAAGGACAATTACCAGAGTGTCAAGAATGATAGTTGATTTGAACGTAAAGGAAATGGATATCAATCCACTATTTGTCAACGAAAACGGGGCATTTGCGGTAGATGTGAGGATAGTTTTAGAGTAA
- a CDS encoding DUF981 family protein: MFIFKHIGLIYFKRKVYIGDKMVFIDNLGLMLFILPLVSVLIAYTTIQAFIGFRKSSYEAIKRSLDDSILPAAILGIIIIILSLWGEFTWTLPGSYNILFYDVYLLLGITILSYSIAVYMGKRLQSTGIFSFFVGLITIYYGVSGYNLGLTKEPLALLALYATYGIAGILGYPVTLALDKLRDQQGVKDPKLEGWMYAFFLLFWIFVVIAGIIGAFIAVETIPAHLAHPP, from the coding sequence TTGTTTATATTTAAACATATTGGACTTATATATTTCAAAAGGAAAGTATATATTGGTGATAAGATGGTTTTCATAGATAATTTGGGTTTAATGTTATTTATATTGCCGTTAGTATCAGTGTTAATAGCTTATACTACAATTCAAGCTTTCATAGGATTTAGAAAAAGCAGTTATGAGGCAATAAAAAGAAGCCTTGACGATTCCATACTTCCCGCTGCGATTTTGGGTATAATAATCATAATACTCAGCCTATGGGGAGAATTCACTTGGACATTACCGGGTAGTTATAATATATTATTTTATGACGTATACCTATTACTTGGTATAACGATCCTCTCCTATTCAATTGCTGTATACATGGGAAAGAGATTACAAAGTACTGGAATATTCTCGTTTTTCGTAGGCTTAATAACTATTTACTACGGTGTTTCGGGTTATAATTTAGGGCTTACTAAGGAACCCTTGGCATTATTAGCACTATACGCTACTTACGGAATAGCTGGTATTTTAGGATATCCAGTAACCTTAGCGTTAGATAAGCTTAGAGATCAACAAGGAGTTAAGGATCCAAAGCTAGAAGGATGGATGTACGCTTTTTTCCTATTATTTTGGATATTTGTTGTGATTGCGGGAATTATAGGCGCGTTCATCGCTGTTGAGACTATCCCGGCCCATCTAGCACATCCTCCATAA
- a CDS encoding APC family permease → MFKYKQKLNLLHMASQVTLNRMLIRGICMDGLSKKLEPKENTIPPILVYAQSLASIAPLGSASAYLTYALSYSLSSTVIAGILGSLIYFLWVVIGYRYSKVIASTGGTYEFARAGGGELTGRIAGWLYWISYMIYLPSATTYLASVVLPSEFSLTPITIALIEVLIPIILTLFLLAGIKPPLFYALATSSIEVILILILGIKVLSVTGLSIEPLALKVPISDFFQGALGVGFTLAGGGASFFLGYEAIGKGKTVGKSYLIAYWIAAIAVLFAAYFEIAAAGYSNVGVTNLLNITNYPGFYIAKKFMGNTFSLVFFIFTANSLIGSVLAAYVALSRLSYSLIRKDMLKSIFVVAVPFTLVNLIASLTGQYLNVYSITTEISLVTLYASHVIVSGVFPSFINKISRLQAWDVLLAIAAVILMGYGVYSYVVPYSYPSSLIGLASLVSGILLGVISFTKRR, encoded by the coding sequence ATGTTTAAATATAAACAAAAATTAAATCTTTTACACATGGCTTCACAAGTAACTCTTAATAGGATGCTCATAAGAGGAATATGTATGGATGGTCTATCCAAGAAGCTCGAACCTAAGGAGAATACTATCCCACCAATTCTAGTTTACGCACAATCATTGGCGTCAATTGCACCTTTGGGTTCTGCCTCAGCCTACTTAACTTACGCCTTATCCTATTCCCTTTCGTCCACGGTCATAGCGGGAATACTAGGTTCATTAATCTATTTCCTTTGGGTTGTAATAGGTTACAGATATTCCAAAGTAATAGCCTCTACTGGTGGTACATATGAGTTTGCAAGAGCTGGAGGTGGAGAGTTAACTGGTAGAATTGCTGGTTGGCTTTACTGGATAAGTTACATGATCTACTTACCATCTGCTACGACTTATCTTGCTAGCGTAGTTTTACCTTCTGAGTTCAGCTTAACTCCAATTACAATAGCTCTCATTGAGGTCTTAATACCAATAATTCTAACTCTGTTTTTGCTAGCTGGAATTAAGCCACCCCTATTTTACGCTCTAGCAACATCTAGTATAGAGGTAATTCTTATTCTAATATTAGGTATAAAGGTTCTAAGCGTTACTGGATTATCAATAGAGCCGTTAGCACTTAAAGTACCAATATCGGATTTCTTTCAAGGAGCTTTAGGAGTCGGTTTCACCCTAGCCGGAGGTGGTGCGTCGTTCTTCTTAGGCTATGAGGCAATAGGGAAAGGGAAGACTGTGGGAAAAAGTTATCTTATCGCATACTGGATAGCGGCAATTGCGGTTTTGTTCGCAGCGTATTTCGAAATAGCTGCTGCGGGTTATTCAAATGTGGGTGTAACCAATTTACTTAACATTACGAATTACCCTGGGTTTTACATTGCCAAGAAGTTTATGGGTAACACGTTTTCCTTAGTATTTTTCATATTCACAGCAAACAGTCTAATTGGCTCAGTATTAGCAGCTTATGTCGCACTTTCCAGACTTTCATATTCATTAATAAGAAAAGATATGCTAAAATCAATATTTGTAGTAGCAGTACCATTTACCTTAGTCAATTTAATAGCGTCACTCACGGGGCAGTATCTAAACGTTTACAGCATTACAACCGAGATCTCCCTAGTTACTCTTTACGCTTCACATGTAATAGTATCTGGAGTTTTTCCATCATTTATAAATAAGATTTCAAGACTACAGGCTTGGGATGTATTATTAGCTATAGCAGCAGTGATTTTGATGGGTTATGGTGTCTATAGTTACGTCGTACCCTACAGTTACCCGAGCTCGCTGATAGGTTTAGCTTCTCTAGTTAGCGGCATATTGCTAGGTGTAATTAGTTTTACGAAAAGGAGATAA
- a CDS encoding class I SAM-dependent methyltransferase, whose amino-acid sequence MANKVVKATNEELQQVYNNIPKAYDRANRFISFNQDVKWRADLVKTILKFCERPKLVLDVAGGKGELSYTFKKVFKGNAKYEIILSDYAENMLKMALIEDDKVLCSFDALPFREKMFDVVMSSFALHAADNIEDVIREITRVSRKIVGFIAMGKPDSWIKRVYLSIYLRYIMPYIAALAGAKSRDFKYIYYIYERVPTNSFHKKIFEKYIDIKVYEERALNLFYFVVGFPKG is encoded by the coding sequence ATGGCCAATAAAGTCGTTAAGGCTACCAACGAAGAACTACAACAAGTTTACAACAATATACCAAAAGCCTATGATAGGGCTAATAGATTTATTTCCTTTAATCAAGATGTGAAGTGGAGAGCAGATCTGGTTAAGACCATACTTAAGTTCTGTGAAAGACCTAAATTAGTTTTAGATGTAGCAGGTGGAAAAGGTGAACTCTCATATACGTTTAAGAAAGTTTTCAAGGGAAATGCTAAATATGAGATCATATTGTCTGACTATGCCGAAAACATGCTTAAAATGGCGCTAATAGAAGACGACAAGGTACTTTGCTCATTTGACGCGTTACCATTTAGGGAAAAAATGTTTGATGTCGTAATGAGTAGTTTCGCCTTACATGCAGCTGACAATATAGAGGATGTGATAAGGGAAATTACTAGAGTTTCAAGAAAAATTGTGGGATTTATAGCCATGGGCAAACCAGACAGTTGGATAAAAAGAGTCTATTTGAGCATCTACCTAAGATATATTATGCCATATATCGCAGCCCTAGCTGGAGCCAAGTCGAGGGACTTCAAATACATTTATTACATTTATGAAAGAGTACCTACTAATTCTTTCCATAAGAAGATCTTTGAGAAATATATTGATATTAAAGTATACGAGGAGAGGGCACTAAATTTATTCTATTTCGTGGTAGGGTTTCCTAAAGGGTGA